The following are encoded in a window of Streptomyces sp. SAT1 genomic DNA:
- a CDS encoding TetR/AcrR family transcriptional regulator, protein METRPARVRILDAAHELMRTVGLARATTKEIARAAGCSEAALYKYFASKEELFIQVLHERLPRLTPLLRALAAEPERRTVAENLTEIARQAALFYEQSFPIAASLYAETQLKRRHDEAMRRMGSGPHLPIEELDAYLRAERSLGRIAPGADTFAAASLLLGACAQRAFAYDAADARPDADAFAARLVGTLLTGLTTGGAGRGTDIA, encoded by the coding sequence ATGGAGACGAGACCGGCCCGCGTCCGCATCCTCGACGCCGCCCACGAGCTGATGCGCACCGTCGGGCTCGCCCGTGCCACCACCAAGGAGATCGCCAGGGCGGCCGGCTGCTCCGAGGCGGCCCTCTACAAGTACTTCGCGAGCAAGGAGGAGCTGTTCATCCAGGTGCTGCACGAGCGGCTGCCCCGGCTCACCCCGCTGCTGCGCGCCCTCGCCGCCGAGCCGGAACGGCGCACCGTGGCCGAGAACCTCACCGAGATCGCCCGCCAGGCCGCCCTGTTCTACGAGCAGAGCTTCCCGATCGCGGCCTCGCTGTACGCCGAGACCCAGCTCAAGCGCCGCCACGACGAGGCGATGCGGCGGATGGGCTCCGGCCCCCACCTGCCCATCGAGGAACTGGACGCCTACCTCCGCGCCGAGCGCTCGCTGGGCCGGATCGCCCCCGGCGCCGACACCTTCGCCGCCGCCTCCCTGCTCCTGGGTGCCTGCGCCCAGCGGGCCTTCGCGTACGACGCCGCGGACGCCCGCCCGGACGCCGACGCGTTCGCCGCCCGTCTGGTGGGCACGCTCCTGACCGGTCTCACCACCGGCGGGGCGGGGCGGGGCACAGACATCGCATAG
- the rplK gene encoding 50S ribosomal protein L11: MPPKKKKVTGLIKLQINAGAANPAPPVGPALGQHGVNIMEFCKAYNAATESQRGWVIPVEITVYEDRSFTFVTKTPPAAKMILKAAGVEKGSGEPHKTKVAKITDAQVREIAQTKMPDLNANDLDAAAKIIAGTARSMGVTVEG, from the coding sequence ATGCCTCCCAAGAAGAAGAAGGTCACGGGGCTCATCAAGCTCCAGATCAACGCCGGTGCGGCGAACCCGGCTCCGCCGGTCGGCCCGGCGCTGGGCCAGCACGGCGTCAACATCATGGAGTTCTGCAAGGCGTACAACGCCGCGACCGAGTCGCAGCGTGGCTGGGTCATCCCGGTGGAGATCACGGTCTACGAGGACCGTTCCTTCACCTTCGTGACCAAGACCCCCCCGGCCGCCAAGATGATCCTCAAGGCCGCGGGCGTGGAGAAGGGCTCCGGCGAGCCGCACAAGACCAAGGTCGCGAAGATCACCGACGCGCAGGTCCGCGAGATCGCCCAGACCAAGATGCCCGACCTCAACGCCAACGACCTGGACGCCGCCGCGAAGATCATCGCCGGCACCGCCCGTTCCATGGGCGTCACGGTCGAGGGCTGA
- the rpmG gene encoding 50S ribosomal protein L33, which produces MAATDVRPKITLACVECKERNYITKKNRRNNPDRLEMKKHCPRCNAHTAHRETR; this is translated from the coding sequence GTGGCTGCCACCGACGTCCGCCCGAAGATCACGCTGGCCTGCGTGGAGTGCAAGGAGCGGAACTACATCACCAAGAAGAACCGGCGTAACAACCCGGATCGCCTGGAGATGAAGAAGCACTGCCCGCGTTGCAACGCGCACACCGCGCACCGCGAAACGCGATAA
- a CDS encoding UDP-N-acetylmuramate dehydrogenase, which yields MQELHDAPLAPLTTFRLGGPAARLITATTDAEVVDAVRAADAAGTPLLVIGGGSNLVIGDQGFDGTALRIATTGFDLRGTTLELAAGEVWTDAVARTVEAGLAGVECLSGIPGSAGATPIQNVGAYGQEVSATITEVVAYDRAAGETVTLSNEECAFSYRHSRFKEHPERYVVLRVRFGLEDAGGLSAPLRYAETARALGVSAGDRVPLERARETVLKLRAGKGMVLDPEDHDTWSAGSFFTNPILTDAEFGAFRARVRERLGEDAEPPAYPAGEGRTKTSAAWLIDRAGFTKGYGTGPARISTKHTLALTNRGGATTKDLLDLAREVVAGVREAFGVTLVNEPVTVGVGL from the coding sequence GTGCAGGAACTCCACGACGCGCCCCTCGCCCCGCTGACGACCTTCCGTCTGGGCGGCCCCGCCGCCCGGCTGATCACCGCGACCACGGACGCGGAGGTCGTCGACGCCGTCCGCGCGGCCGACGCCGCCGGCACCCCGCTGCTGGTGATCGGCGGCGGCTCCAACCTGGTCATCGGCGACCAGGGCTTCGACGGCACCGCCCTGCGCATCGCCACCACCGGCTTCGACCTGCGCGGCACCACGCTGGAGCTGGCCGCGGGCGAGGTGTGGACCGACGCCGTCGCCCGGACCGTCGAGGCCGGACTCGCGGGCGTCGAATGCCTCTCCGGGATCCCCGGCTCCGCGGGCGCCACCCCCATCCAGAACGTGGGGGCGTACGGCCAGGAGGTCTCCGCCACCATCACCGAGGTCGTCGCCTACGACCGCGCGGCGGGCGAGACGGTCACCCTCTCCAACGAGGAGTGCGCCTTCTCCTACCGGCACAGCCGCTTCAAGGAGCACCCCGAGCGGTACGTCGTGCTGCGCGTCCGCTTCGGTCTGGAGGACGCGGGCGGCCTGTCGGCGCCGCTCAGGTACGCCGAGACGGCGCGCGCCCTCGGCGTGTCGGCAGGCGACCGCGTCCCGCTGGAGCGGGCCCGGGAGACCGTGCTGAAGCTGCGCGCGGGCAAGGGCATGGTCCTGGACCCCGAGGACCACGACACCTGGTCGGCCGGGTCCTTCTTCACCAACCCGATCCTCACGGACGCCGAGTTCGGCGCCTTCCGGGCCCGGGTGCGCGAGCGCCTGGGCGAGGACGCCGAGCCGCCCGCGTACCCGGCGGGGGAGGGGCGCACCAAGACCTCCGCGGCCTGGCTGATCGACCGGGCGGGCTTCACCAAGGGCTACGGCACCGGCCCGGCCCGGATCTCCACCAAGCACACGCTCGCCCTCACCAACCGCGGCGGCGCGACCACGAAGGACCTGCTGGACCTCGCCCGCGAGGTGGTGGCCGGGGTCCGCGAGGCGTTCGGCGTGACGCTGGTGAACGAGCCGGTGACGGTCGGCGTCGGCCTGTAG
- a CDS encoding NAD(P)-dependent oxidoreductase, translated as MNLTVFGATGGIGQEIVRQALDAGHRVTAVVRDPARLTVTGDRLEVVRSGLVDPEAVRPAVAGRDAVLSGLGARSRKDAGVAARLTRTVLRAMEAEGTRRLLVVSAGPVGPEPEGDGFLDRAARSLVSAVLKDVYADLREMEAELARSATDWTVVRPPRLQDKPLTGTYRTVTGGFPPHGRFIARADVAHAMLSLTDDPAAVKQGVGVAY; from the coding sequence ATGAACCTCACCGTTTTCGGCGCCACCGGCGGCATCGGCCAAGAGATCGTCCGGCAGGCGCTCGACGCCGGGCACCGGGTCACCGCCGTCGTCCGCGACCCGGCCCGGCTGACCGTGACCGGTGACCGCCTGGAGGTCGTCAGGTCCGGGCTGGTGGACCCGGAGGCCGTGCGCCCGGCCGTCGCGGGCCGGGACGCGGTGCTCTCCGGTCTGGGCGCCCGCAGCCGCAAGGACGCCGGGGTCGCGGCCCGGCTGACCCGTACGGTGCTGCGCGCGATGGAGGCGGAGGGCACGCGCCGTCTGCTCGTGGTGAGCGCGGGTCCGGTGGGCCCCGAGCCGGAGGGCGACGGGTTCCTCGACCGGGCGGCCCGGAGCCTGGTCTCGGCGGTCCTGAAGGACGTCTACGCGGATCTGCGCGAGATGGAGGCCGAGCTGGCGCGCAGCGCCACGGACTGGACGGTGGTCCGGCCGCCGCGCCTCCAGGACAAGCCGCTCACCGGCACGTACCGCACGGTGACCGGCGGCTTCCCGCCGCACGGCCGCTTCATCGCGCGGGCGGACGTGGCCCACGCGATGCTGTCGCTGACCGACGACCCGGCGGCGGTGAAGCAGGGCGTGGGGGTGGCGTACTGA
- a CDS encoding DsbA family protein, whose translation MRGVRGLRGSRGIVITAAAVLVGTLATGCDKGSGDAAHGGDGRNGTGPAATASRAPEVTEALAADGTTVRVGSASAKTVVQVYEDLRCPVCKKFETEGGGEALRELVRSGQVRVEYTLASFLDARLGGQGSKKAANALRAALEAGRFAEYHDVLFAHQPEESVDGFTDAYLLELASRVKGLRGAGFDRAVKDLKYGDYVAASERAFDTSGATGTPTLKVDGKAVPSSMTGSLFDKEALPLVVGALSQS comes from the coding sequence ATGCGGGGCGTACGAGGCCTGCGAGGCAGCCGGGGCATCGTGATCACGGCCGCGGCCGTGCTGGTGGGCACGCTCGCCACCGGGTGCGACAAGGGGAGCGGCGACGCCGCGCACGGCGGCGACGGCAGGAACGGCACCGGTCCCGCCGCCACGGCGAGCCGCGCACCGGAGGTCACCGAGGCCCTGGCGGCCGACGGCACCACCGTCCGCGTCGGTTCCGCGAGCGCGAAGACCGTCGTCCAGGTCTACGAGGACCTGCGCTGCCCGGTCTGCAAGAAGTTCGAGACCGAGGGCGGCGGCGAGGCCCTGCGCGAGCTGGTCCGCTCCGGCCAGGTCCGGGTGGAGTACACGCTCGCCTCCTTCCTCGACGCCCGGCTCGGCGGCCAGGGCTCCAAGAAGGCCGCCAACGCGCTGCGGGCGGCGCTGGAGGCGGGCCGCTTCGCCGAGTACCACGACGTCCTCTTCGCCCACCAGCCCGAGGAGAGCGTCGACGGCTTCACCGACGCGTACCTGCTGGAGCTGGCCTCCCGGGTGAAGGGGCTGCGCGGCGCCGGCTTCGACCGCGCGGTCAAGGACCTGAAGTACGGCGACTACGTGGCCGCCTCCGAACGCGCCTTCGACACCTCCGGGGCGACCGGCACACCCACCCTGAAGGTCGACGGCAAGGCGGTCCCCTCCTCGATGACCGGCTCGCTCTTCGACAAGGAGGCGCTGCCCCTGGTCGTCGGGGCGCTGTCGCAGTCCTGA
- the rplJ gene encoding 50S ribosomal protein L10, which translates to MARPDKAAAVAELTEQFRNSSAAVLTEYRGLTVAQLKTLRRSLGENAQYAVVKNTLTKIAANEAGITTLDDLFNGPTAVAFVTGDPVESAKGLRDFAKDNPNLVIKGGVLDGKALSADEIKKLADLESREVLLSKLAGAFKGKQSQAAQLFQALPSKLVRTVDALRAKRDEQGGAE; encoded by the coding sequence ATGGCGAGGCCCGACAAGGCTGCCGCAGTGGCGGAGTTGACGGAGCAGTTCCGCAACTCCAGCGCTGCCGTGCTGACCGAGTACCGCGGTCTCACCGTGGCGCAGCTCAAGACGCTGCGTCGTTCGCTCGGTGAGAACGCCCAGTACGCCGTGGTGAAGAACACGCTGACCAAGATTGCGGCCAACGAGGCCGGGATCACCACGCTGGACGACCTCTTCAACGGTCCGACGGCTGTCGCCTTCGTCACCGGTGACCCGGTGGAGTCGGCGAAGGGTCTCCGTGACTTCGCCAAGGACAACCCGAATCTCGTCATCAAGGGCGGTGTCCTTGACGGCAAGGCGCTGTCCGCCGACGAGATCAAGAAGCTTGCGGACCTCGAGTCCCGTGAGGTTCTGCTCTCCAAGCTGGCGGGTGCCTTCAAGGGCAAGCAGTCCCAGGCTGCTCAGCTCTTCCAGGCGCTTCCCTCGAAGCTCGTCCGCACCGTGGACGCTCTTCGTGCCAAGCGGGACGAGCAGGGCGGTGCCGAGTAA
- the secE gene encoding preprotein translocase subunit SecE has product MTDAVGSIDTPDAQDEVAESKKPRKGGKRAKKGPLKRLATFYRQIIAELRKVVWPSRNELTSYTTVVICFVVVMIALVTVIDYGLNHAAKYVFG; this is encoded by the coding sequence ATGACGGACGCCGTGGGCTCCATCGACACGCCTGATGCCCAGGACGAGGTGGCGGAGTCCAAGAAGCCCCGCAAGGGCGGCAAGCGCGCCAAGAAGGGCCCGCTGAAGCGTCTCGCCACCTTCTACCGGCAGATCATCGCCGAGCTGCGCAAGGTCGTCTGGCCCTCGCGCAACGAACTGACGTCGTACACCACTGTGGTGATCTGCTTCGTCGTCGTCATGATCGCCCTGGTGACCGTGATTGACTATGGGCTCAACCACGCGGCCAAGTACGTCTTCGGCTGA
- a CDS encoding pyridoxal phosphate-dependent aminotransferase, translating into MSAATPPTERRVSARIGAISESATLAVDAKAKALKAAGRPVIGFGAGEPDFPTPDYIVEAAVEACKNPKYHRYTPAGGLPELKAAIAAKTLRDSGWEPDVSQILVTNGGKQAIYEAFAAILDPGDEVIVPAPYWTTYPESIRLAGGVPVEVVADETTGYRVSVEQLEAARTENTKVVLFVSPSNPTGAVYSEAETEAIGRWALEHGLWVLTDEIYEHLVYGDAVSVSLPALLPELRDKCVVVNGVAKTYAMTGWRVGWVIGPKDVVKAATNLQSHATSNVSNVAQAAALAAVSGDLAAVAAMREAFDRRRRTIVRMLDEIDGVLCPEPEGAFYAYPSVKALIGKEIRGRRPQSSVELAALILEEAEVAVVPGEAFGTPGYLRLSYALGDEDLVEGVSRIQKLLAEARD; encoded by the coding sequence ATGAGCGCTGCAACCCCTCCGACCGAGCGCCGGGTCTCCGCCCGTATCGGCGCGATCTCCGAGTCCGCCACCCTCGCCGTGGACGCCAAGGCCAAGGCCCTGAAGGCCGCCGGGCGTCCGGTGATCGGCTTCGGCGCCGGTGAGCCCGACTTCCCGACCCCGGACTACATCGTCGAGGCCGCCGTCGAGGCCTGCAAGAACCCGAAGTACCACCGGTACACGCCGGCCGGCGGTCTGCCCGAGCTGAAGGCCGCGATCGCCGCGAAGACGCTGCGCGACTCCGGCTGGGAGCCGGACGTCTCGCAGATCCTCGTCACCAACGGTGGCAAGCAGGCCATCTACGAGGCGTTCGCCGCGATCCTCGACCCGGGCGACGAGGTCATCGTCCCGGCGCCGTACTGGACGACGTACCCGGAGTCGATCCGGCTGGCCGGCGGTGTCCCCGTCGAGGTCGTCGCCGACGAGACCACCGGCTACCGGGTCTCGGTCGAGCAGCTGGAGGCCGCCCGCACCGAGAACACCAAGGTCGTCCTGTTCGTCTCGCCGTCCAACCCGACCGGCGCGGTGTACTCCGAGGCCGAGACCGAGGCGATCGGCCGCTGGGCCCTGGAGCACGGCCTGTGGGTGCTCACCGACGAGATCTACGAGCACCTGGTGTACGGCGACGCGGTCTCCGTGTCCCTGCCGGCGCTCCTGCCCGAGCTGCGCGACAAGTGCGTCGTCGTCAACGGCGTGGCCAAGACGTACGCCATGACCGGCTGGCGCGTGGGCTGGGTCATCGGCCCCAAGGACGTGGTCAAGGCCGCGACCAACCTCCAGTCGCACGCCACGTCGAACGTGTCGAACGTCGCCCAGGCCGCCGCGCTGGCCGCCGTCTCCGGTGACCTGGCGGCGGTCGCGGCGATGCGCGAGGCATTCGACCGCCGCCGCCGCACCATCGTGCGGATGCTCGACGAGATCGACGGCGTGCTCTGCCCGGAGCCCGAGGGCGCGTTCTACGCCTACCCCTCGGTGAAGGCGCTGATCGGCAAGGAGATCCGCGGCAGGCGCCCGCAGAGCTCCGTGGAGCTGGCCGCCCTCATCCTGGAGGAGGCCGAGGTCGCGGTCGTCCCGGGCGAGGCCTTCGGCACCCCGGGCTATCTGCGGCTGTCCTACGCCCTCGGTGACGAGGACCTGGTGGAGGGCGTGAGCCGGATCCAGAAGCTGCTCGCGGAGGCGCGGGACTGA
- a CDS encoding MaoC family dehydratase N-terminal domain-containing protein, whose translation MALDQSFVGRSYPPTAPYEVGREKIREFAQAVGDANPAYTDPEAAQALGHPDVIAPPTFVFLITYRAAGEVVQDPQLGLDYSRVVHGDQKFAYTRPVHAGDRLSVTSTIEAIKTMAGSDILDIRGEVHDAAGEHVVTAWIKLVARAAEEA comes from the coding sequence ATGGCGCTCGACCAGTCCTTCGTGGGGCGTTCCTACCCGCCCACCGCCCCCTACGAGGTGGGCCGGGAGAAGATCCGGGAATTCGCCCAGGCGGTGGGCGACGCCAATCCGGCGTACACGGACCCCGAAGCCGCGCAGGCACTCGGCCACCCCGATGTGATCGCCCCGCCCACCTTCGTGTTCCTGATCACCTACCGGGCCGCCGGAGAGGTCGTCCAGGACCCGCAGCTCGGGCTGGACTACAGCCGCGTGGTGCACGGCGACCAGAAGTTCGCCTACACGCGCCCCGTGCACGCCGGTGACCGGCTCTCCGTCACCTCGACCATCGAGGCGATCAAGACCATGGCCGGCAGTGACATCCTGGACATCCGCGGCGAGGTGCACGACGCGGCGGGCGAGCACGTGGTGACCGCCTGGATCAAGCTGGTGGCCCGCGCGGCCGAGGAGGCGTGA
- a CDS encoding MaoC family dehydratase produces the protein MTAKIAYDDVEVGTELPGRTFPVTRATLVQYAGASGDFNPIHWNEKFAKEVGLPDVIAHGMFTMAEAIRVVTDWAGDPGAVVQYGVRFTKPVVVPNDDKGARIDVVGKVAAKLDDNTVRIDLTALCEGQKVLGRSQALVRLA, from the coding sequence ATGACGGCGAAGATCGCCTACGACGACGTCGAGGTCGGCACCGAGCTTCCGGGCCGGACCTTCCCCGTGACCCGCGCCACCCTCGTGCAGTACGCGGGCGCCTCCGGGGACTTCAACCCGATCCACTGGAACGAGAAGTTCGCCAAGGAGGTCGGACTGCCGGACGTGATCGCGCACGGCATGTTCACCATGGCCGAGGCGATCCGCGTCGTCACCGACTGGGCCGGCGACCCCGGTGCCGTGGTGCAGTACGGCGTCCGCTTCACCAAGCCCGTCGTCGTCCCGAACGACGACAAGGGCGCGCGGATCGACGTCGTCGGCAAGGTCGCGGCCAAGCTCGACGACAACACCGTACGGATCGACCTGACCGCCCTGTGCGAGGGGCAGAAGGTCCTCGGCCGCTCCCAGGCCCTCGTCCGCCTGGCCTGA
- a CDS encoding adenosine deaminase, with translation MERVRDVSELPKAHLHLHFTGSMRPATLLELADKYGVRLPEALTDALFGGEPPKLRATDERGWFRFQRLYDAARSCLREPEDIRRLVREAAEEDIRDGSGWLEIQVDPTSYAPRLGGLIPALEVILDAVDSASRETGLGMRVLVAANRMKHPLDARTLARLAVRYRDRGVVGFGLSNDERRGMARDFDRAFAIAREGGLFAAPHGGELAGPASVRDCLDDLHAHRVGHGVRAADDPRLLRRLAERGVTCEVCPASNVALGVYEKPADVPLRTLYDAGVPMALGADDPLLFGSRLAAQYDFARRHHGFTDAELAELARQSIRASAAPEDVRAKLLSGVDDWLAA, from the coding sequence ATGGAGCGTGTACGTGATGTCTCTGAGCTGCCGAAGGCCCATCTGCACCTGCACTTCACCGGGTCGATGCGGCCCGCCACCCTGCTGGAACTGGCCGACAAGTACGGCGTACGGCTGCCCGAGGCGCTGACCGACGCCCTGTTCGGCGGGGAGCCGCCGAAGCTGCGGGCGACCGACGAGCGGGGCTGGTTCCGCTTCCAGCGGCTGTACGACGCGGCGCGTTCCTGCCTGCGGGAGCCCGAGGACATCCGGCGGCTGGTGCGCGAGGCCGCCGAGGAGGACATCAGGGACGGCTCGGGCTGGCTGGAGATCCAGGTCGACCCGACCTCGTACGCGCCGCGTCTGGGCGGGCTGATCCCGGCGCTGGAGGTCATCCTCGACGCGGTGGACTCGGCCTCGCGCGAGACGGGCCTCGGGATGCGGGTCCTGGTGGCGGCCAACCGCATGAAGCACCCGCTGGACGCGCGCACGCTGGCCCGCCTCGCCGTGCGCTACCGCGACCGCGGTGTGGTCGGTTTCGGGCTCTCCAACGACGAGCGGCGCGGCATGGCCCGGGACTTCGACCGGGCGTTCGCCATCGCGCGCGAGGGCGGCCTGTTCGCGGCCCCGCACGGGGGCGAGCTGGCGGGCCCGGCCTCGGTCCGCGACTGCCTGGACGACCTGCACGCGCACCGGGTGGGCCACGGGGTGCGCGCCGCCGACGACCCGCGCCTGCTGCGGCGGCTGGCCGAGCGGGGGGTGACCTGCGAGGTCTGCCCCGCCTCCAATGTGGCGCTCGGGGTGTACGAGAAGCCCGCGGACGTGCCGCTGCGGACGCTGTACGACGCCGGTGTCCCGATGGCCCTGGGCGCCGACGACCCGCTGCTGTTCGGCTCCCGGCTGGCCGCCCAGTACGACTTCGCCCGCCGCCACCACGGCTTCACCGACGCCGAGCTGGCGGAGCTGGCCCGCCAGTCCATCCGCGCCTCGGCCGCCCCGGAGGACGTCCGGGCCAAGCTGCTGTCGGGCGTGGACGACTGGCTGGCCGCCTGA
- the nusG gene encoding transcription termination/antitermination protein NusG gives MSDPNLNDAIEPTESVDDELDIVEGADEADGAEAADAAAGEPAEEAAVHVEDETLEDAEDAEGTENDDAVEGAEEAAAVEGAADAEETDEDEAAAEDETGAVEEEPDVDPVTKLREELRTLPGEWYVIHTYAGYEKRVKANLEQRAVSLNVEDFIYQAEVPEEEIVQIKNGERKTVRQNKLPGYVLVRMDLTNESWGVVRNTPGVTGFVGNAYDPYPLSLDEIVKMLAPEAEEKAAREAAEAEGKPAPQRKVEVQVLDFEVGDSVTVTDGPFATLQATINEINADSKKVKGLVEIFGRETPVELSFDQIQKN, from the coding sequence GTGTCTGACCCGAACCTGAACGACGCCATCGAGCCGACCGAGTCCGTGGATGACGAGCTCGACATCGTCGAGGGTGCGGACGAGGCGGACGGGGCCGAGGCTGCCGACGCCGCCGCGGGCGAGCCGGCCGAGGAGGCCGCCGTCCACGTCGAGGACGAGACCCTTGAGGACGCCGAGGACGCCGAGGGCACCGAGAACGACGACGCCGTCGAGGGTGCCGAGGAGGCCGCGGCCGTCGAGGGCGCTGCCGACGCCGAGGAGACCGACGAGGACGAGGCGGCCGCCGAGGACGAGACCGGGGCCGTCGAGGAAGAGCCCGACGTCGACCCGGTCACCAAGCTGCGCGAGGAACTGCGCACGCTGCCCGGCGAGTGGTACGTCATCCACACCTACGCGGGCTACGAGAAGCGCGTGAAGGCCAACCTGGAGCAGCGCGCCGTCTCGCTGAACGTCGAGGACTTCATCTACCAGGCCGAGGTCCCCGAGGAAGAGATCGTCCAGATCAAGAACGGCGAGCGCAAGACCGTCCGGCAGAACAAGCTGCCCGGTTACGTCCTCGTCCGCATGGACCTGACGAACGAGTCCTGGGGCGTCGTCCGCAACACCCCGGGCGTCACCGGCTTCGTCGGCAACGCCTACGACCCCTACCCGCTGTCCCTGGACGAGATCGTGAAGATGCTCGCCCCGGAGGCCGAGGAGAAGGCCGCCCGCGAGGCCGCCGAGGCCGAGGGCAAGCCGGCCCCGCAGCGCAAGGTCGAGGTCCAGGTGCTGGACTTCGAGGTCGGCGACTCGGTCACCGTCACCGACGGCCCGTTCGCCACCCTCCAGGCGACCATCAACGAGATCAACGCCGACTCGAAGAAGGTCAAGGGCCTCGTCGAGATCTTCGGCCGCGAGACCCCGGTCGAGCTGAGCTTCGACCAGATCCAGAAGAACTAG
- the rplA gene encoding 50S ribosomal protein L1 → MSKRSKALRAADAKIDREKQYAPLEAVRLAKETSTTKFDGTVEVAFRLGVDPRKADQMVRGTVNLPHGTGKTARVLVFATGDRAEAARAAGADIVGADELIDEVAKGRLDFDAVVATPDLMGKVGRLGRVLGPRGLMPNPKTGTVTPDTAKAVTEIKGGKIEFRVDKHSNLHFIIGKTSFDDSKLVENYGAALEEILRLKPSAAKGRYIKKAAISTTMGPGIQLDPNRTRNLLVEEDPAAV, encoded by the coding sequence GTGAGCAAGCGCAGCAAGGCTCTCCGCGCTGCGGACGCCAAGATCGACCGGGAGAAGCAGTACGCCCCGCTCGAGGCCGTCCGTCTCGCCAAGGAGACCTCCACGACCAAGTTCGACGGCACCGTCGAGGTCGCCTTCCGCCTGGGTGTCGACCCGCGCAAGGCCGACCAGATGGTCCGTGGCACCGTGAACCTCCCGCACGGCACCGGTAAGACCGCCCGGGTCCTGGTCTTCGCGACCGGTGACCGTGCCGAGGCCGCGCGTGCCGCGGGCGCCGACATCGTCGGCGCCGACGAGCTGATCGACGAGGTGGCGAAGGGCCGTCTGGACTTCGACGCCGTCGTCGCCACCCCGGACCTCATGGGCAAGGTCGGCCGCCTCGGCCGCGTCCTCGGCCCGCGTGGTCTGATGCCGAACCCGAAGACCGGCACCGTGACCCCCGACACCGCCAAGGCCGTGACGGAGATCAAGGGCGGCAAGATCGAGTTCCGCGTCGACAAGCACTCGAACCTGCACTTCATCATCGGCAAGACGTCGTTCGACGACAGCAAGCTGGTGGAGAACTACGGCGCCGCGCTGGAGGAGATCCTCCGTCTGAAGCCGTCCGCCGCCAAGGGTCGCTACATCAAGAAGGCCGCCATCAGCACCACGATGGGCCCCGGCATCCAGCTCGACCCGAACCGCACCCGCAACCTCCTCGTCGAGGAGGACCCGGCCGCGGTCTGA
- the rplL gene encoding 50S ribosomal protein L7/L12, which translates to MAKLSQEDLLAQFEEMTLIELSEFVKAFEDKFDVTAAAAVAVAGPAGPAAAVEAAEEQDEFDVILTGAGDKKIQVIKVVRELTSLGLKEAKDLVDGAPKPVLEKVAKDAAEKAKESLEGAGASVEVK; encoded by the coding sequence ATGGCGAAGCTCAGCCAGGAAGACCTGCTCGCGCAGTTCGAGGAGATGACCCTCATCGAGCTCTCCGAGTTCGTGAAGGCCTTCGAGGACAAGTTCGACGTCACCGCCGCCGCCGCGGTCGCCGTGGCCGGCCCGGCCGGTCCGGCCGCCGCCGTCGAGGCCGCCGAGGAGCAGGACGAGTTCGACGTCATCCTCACGGGTGCCGGCGACAAGAAGATCCAGGTCATCAAGGTCGTGCGTGAGCTGACCTCCCTCGGCCTGAAGGAGGCCAAGGACCTGGTCGACGGTGCGCCGAAGCCGGTTCTGGAGAAGGTCGCCAAGGACGCCGCGGAGAAGGCCAAGGAGTCCCTCGAGGGCGCCGGCGCCTCCGTCGAGGTCAAGTGA